Within the Cololabis saira isolate AMF1-May2022 chromosome 22, fColSai1.1, whole genome shotgun sequence genome, the region CACATCCACAGTGCAGAAAAAACATGAATGGAAGAGTTTACTCATTTACAGAGATTTGGCGCAAGTATGTGCAGTGGGAAGTTCAAAGAAGGGCTTTTATGCATGCAAAGAATAGATTAAAAGAATTGAACAAGAATGAagcctaaaaataaaaaatcacatgGGCAACACTAAGTATCTCCATGACTCAATAGCTTGTAGATCCACGGTGGCAGTGATAAGTGCTCACATCTCTCTCACAATCCTGTTGAGGAATTTTGTCCCATTCCTTCCTTcagcttttattattattattttattaaaccTTTAGTTCATCAAGCAAGCAACAGGTTCTGATTTACAAATGCGGGCTGAAGCCTGTTCATTGAGGTCTTTAGGCATTCACTTATGTACAGCACTTTATAGTCATTCATATTTTCCTGCTATTCTTGTTAAATGACCCAGTTTCAACCGAGCTTCAGTTATCAGACAAATGCCATCATTCCTGTCTCTGTAGTAGGGAGGAGTCTGTTGGCTGCAACATAAtccaaaatcatccccctccGCTGCCATGCTTGacaggaagtttttttttaatacagtttTTATTGTTCTTTTCAAAGACTTTGACATGTATTGTGCTCAATAAGCTCTGTAGGGCATGAGGGGCCTTAGATgtgcctttttcttttcatatctCTCCCAGCATTGCACAGTCTGATACAGTGTGGTAGATTTACTGGGATGTCCTCTACTGAGAAGATTGGCAACTGTCTTGAGCACTGTGAATTACAATGTAGATTATGTTTCTCCATGTGTCATTGTTTGAAAAAGGCTTTCTAACCTTTTCTAGATTGGTATGCAGCAACAATTGCTTTTCTGAGACCCTTGCTTATATCACTCCCTCTTGGCGTTGTGTTAACGTACTGAGTGCTCCAGAACATAAAATTGCCTAAATGGCTTGcccatttgtttttctttctttttttggctcaacttttggttaaataaataatggcacaGTGAAATAAAGTAAGGTGCGGTAGTTCATCTGAGGTTGGATTTGCTAAATACTAAGACCTACTATGATTGATTTTTATCATGTttttacatgcaaaaaaaacccatcGGATGACTGTAATAGTTGTGGTTTCCAACGTTTTCTTTCATTGTTTCTATCCTTCTAGGAGACTTTGGCCCCTCTTTACCCAAgtggagctgcaggaggagggatTGGAGGAGGCCCTGGAGGCCTCAGAGGTTCACCGTGTGAGATAACAAAACTCATCTGTCAAACACCCTGCAGTCCTGAAAATGAGCCCTCAAACACCTTCCCCTTCACAGAGGAGATGACAGACAAAGGAAGGGTTCAGGGACGAACAGCGACAGAGGATCAGAGTGAAGGATCTGGAGAGCCACAGGAGGTGTCAGAAGAAGAGCTTTTCAGTGTCTCTCCGCTACTGGCAGGCTCTTGCATGTGTGTCATTCCCATCCACGAGCCCCTGGAAGTAGGGGAAAATGAAGATTGCACACAGGCAGTGAGCTCAGGGATGTCAGGAACCTGTTCATGTGGTGGTCTAGAAGGACAGAAGGATGGAGACGAGACCGGGAGAGAGGACAAGAGTGACAGTAAAAGAGCTGGAAGTCAAGAAAACATGGGTCTGTCTACGACTGAGACATACGCCGCATCGCTTGtgtctctctcttctcctctcgTCCACCCCTCCTCTGTCGTCCCTCCCATCAGTCCTTCCTCCGACTTCTGCCTGCCACTGTCCCAGGCAcaggtgaagctgcagctcAGCTCGGACGGGACTGACAGATCCCCGGTGAAACAGGAGGGATTACATAGACTGACGAGCACAGACTCCCCCTTGACAGACACTCGCACAACCTCCCCCCTGACTTCGGTCAGCCCCCTGATGACTTCCCTGTCGGTGGGTCATCTCTACCTGGACAAGCCCCCTGAGGCCTCGAGCCCGGAGCGAGGCCAGGGAATTACCTGGGAGGATAGAAGGGAGAACAAGCTCCCTTTGGGAGAGTCAGAACTGGAGTGCCAACCAGAGAGCCTGCACAGTCAACTGGCAGAGCCAACACCCACCTCAGGTAGGTCCCACCTCACCAATCTCAGCTCATCTATGCAGAAGGGCCATTTCCAAAGTCAATGAAATGAATTTCTGTAATATTTTAGAACTAAATATGAAATAACTAAGAATTAACATTATAATAAAACTTTATCATGGtatattttctgtctttttttggtAAACTACAGCCAAAATGGTttgtattcaattcaattcaattccgtttatttgggaagggacagtgtacattcatatacatttagaattaaaaatgcaaatgcacccaattttaactacagagctagtttccattggcagtcccccggctaaaaatataaatataaaatatacattctttatataaaaatataaaagaatgtATTGTGGATAATGGTTCATTACAACAACTCGGAGACCATGGGTGTGTTTGTCTGCTGGGCCGTTCTGCAGGGTCATACCCACGCATGACTCCATTCACTTCCTTCTGCAGAGTAGATGGGCCCGGCCAGCACCAATGACACAATGAAATATAGATTGGTTTTAATGGAAAGTTTTCCTGTCACATGTTTGGACTTGTGTTTTTCTCACAACGGCCTTCATGTGATGCCAAAGAGAAAAACCTGCGGGAAGAGTATTTACATAATGTACCCCGAGAACTGAGTGGTGACGGTTCATTATGAAAGCAGGTGAACGTGCCGAATACATGACAGAGGATTGGTTTCAGCACAACAATCTGAGGTCTGCGGGATTATTTCCAAGAAATATGTTTTATTAAAGCGAGCATTGATATCTGGACACTGAACTCTTGGGACCACACAGAGCGCAAGAAAAAGATATGTGTTTGATGCATTTGTGAACCACCAGAACCACACTTGAATAAATAttgctcagtgtgtgtgtgtgtgtgtgtgtgtgtgtgtgtgtgtgtgtgtgtgtgtgtgtgtgtgtgtgtgtgtgtgtgtgtgtgtgtgtgtgtgtgtgtgtgtttcagcgtGAACTATGCCATCTACAGCACAAAGCTCCTGTTTACCCAGAGTTCCTTAGGGTTGCGCAAAGTGACCACAACTTTAATTGAAACAAGATGTGCACAACTTGAGTAATACTTTTATAAGCTTTCTCTcccaacaaaaacacacacaaaccatCCTGTGAAGGCTTTTTTTGACTCTCACTTATTACTGGGTATTTTAATTATACTTGCCGGCTTAGATTTCCCATCATGCCACTGATTGAACGCCCTTCCAGCACATGCTGTTTCTTTAAAAGTTAAGCAGGGGTCAGAGGTTTTGCCTCTCCAACCGAAGTGCTTATTATCCTCCAGGCGGGCAGAGTTCCTACACAGAAGCTGACCGCTGGAGCACATCAGGTTCATCTTTTGCCTCGTGTGATCAGGAGGATCTGAACAGcactaatgactcccgtcttgtCTTCCCACTGAAACTGGCAGCTTTCTGTGAGAAAGGCTAAAGATTTTTGGAAAACTGGGTCCGAGTGTGGTTTTCTTGGACAGCGATCAGCAGAGGTGTTCTGCTACAGTTCAACTCAATCCCTTTCAGAGAAGTGAAACGCTGAAGTTGTTGGGTATCCAGAAAAATCAGAGCGGGATTAAGAAAGGATAAACAAAAGAAGTCAAACGGATTCCAATGAGCTTTGTTTTCAAAGCTGTGGTGAAATGACATATTTGCTAGCGAGACCTTGTGGACTGGTATTCCGGGAAGGGCCCTGCTACGGAGAACACAGAAACATACTTTCTTTGAGGATGTGATGGTGTTTGcctatttttttccaaatttataGGGCTTTGTGTGATTTTCAGTGAGTGTCTGTGttggtgtgtctgtgtgtaggtGTAAACATGTCCACTACAATGTGTTTGCTTACTTTTACtgcggctgtgtgtgtgtgtgtgtgtgtgtttgtgtttgtgtgcgtatgCGCACAGGCACGTATGTGTGAACAGACGAGACATGAGCAGTGAGTCATGGAGGGTCGGCCTGTTCTGTCGGCTGGAAAGTCAGACAGAGGGTGGGATTAAAATAGGAACCAGAGGCTTAATGTGGTGAAATGAATTGCAACAACATACAAAGTTTAACTCCCAGTTTGACTTAAATCACAGGGAATAATATATGAGCACTGACTTTTACTACCAAGGGCCCTGAATCATCACCCTTTAATGAGCAAATTACCATCACTGGTGACTTTAGCAGCcatgcaaaacatgaaaaaaatatataaacgtTTTTGCAAAAGTAAGAAAGTCTGGCAATACCTCTGGGTTGAAATGTCCTATCCAAGCTTGAAGTAGGTCAATGCTAGGTCCATTATTGTAACTTTAGTTAAATGTTTGTTAGTATACAAAAGTGTATAAAAAGGAGTGTTTGTTCAGTTCCAGTTTGCTGCTACAGTGTCATAATCCTGTACGGGTTGATTACCAACATTGCGTTAAGTACTATCAGCAGATGCAAAAGGAGGAGAGTTAATGGCTTCTGCTGTCATAGAATTGGATTAGTACGTCTATATTTTTGACAAAATAAGCAAGATTTGGAAGCAGAGGTACATTTTTTTTGCCTCTATTGACAGAACATTAAACATTATCAGTAATCGCCTTGTACAAACAGTCCTCTTTAATACACTTTTTGTACACACACAAAGTTAGAATTACATTGATTTGTTTCTAGGCTCTCTATTTTCACTGTCCCTAAACTGGAGTGACTTATTTGAGTCCCATAAGATGGTTACAATGGATTTGTTGCTACTGGCAATATCAGAACTAGGTTAATGACTATTATGCTGCAGACATATAATATTTTCTAATTAACACTACTTTGATTTACACCGTTTTGGTCACTAATGAAAATTCAAACCTATTGCCATCAATAGGTTGATTTAACTCTGTGATAGTAGGGCTGAGCTCTCCATTAGTAGTAATACAGGTTCTTTCAtttaaggaataaaaaacataacatgCATTACCACACTCCtcttgaaaaataaaacataatgtGTCTGATTTGTATTCATGTCTACAACATACTtaaagatgtgtgtgtgaggttATCTCTTGTACTTATGTATCTGCTATAGTTTTTGCATGGATTATGATTATGTACTCTGAGGCAagtgtctgtatttaaaacgCAGCCCTTCCTTGTCGACTCAACTGTCCACGCATAAATCTTAGGATGAAACGGTTGGACGAGCAATTTTTTCTGCCCATTTGGAGTTTAGTAACGTGCCACAATTTGCAAGGTCAGCAGCTTTACGCTTAAATTGCTCAACTTGTTTCAACTGTAGATGATGGCACgcccctgccccccccaccccagccCCCACAGTAGTCTCAGAAACCAGCAGTCTTTGGATAATATTTTAACTAACATTTACGCTGGTGTTTCCTCAAGTGTAAAGCTTATTAACAATTTTTTCTAATTTCTGACTTAATGCGTAGAAAATAAGAATCACGATTCTTATTTTTCGCTAAGACACGAGATTTCGCAGATTTTTTTTAGCCAGAGAACTCGTATTTTAGAGGTTATTGGTTGGAAGACCGGCGGAGTAGCAGCAAAATGTCACAATGTCACGTGTAAAACACCAAAAACACAATTGCTTGTCTCCATAAGTCTTAAGTTTCTCATGCTATAAAGTTCCGGACAAACCAGTGTGGCTGGAAGGAAATGATATGGTGGACAGTGTAGCTGCGGTCTGTCTGTGGCCGTCCTGCATTGTCATTGCACCCACTGTCCATTAGTCACCCAAGGTTGGCCAAGATTTTATTCTGTCTCTACTTTCGTCATCAACAGGGGAAACTCTATTGGCCTGTGCTTAGGGAGAAGTGGAAGTTTTCCGTAACAACGGCGTATCTGTATTTCCTCCCATGTCCATATGAGGTCTTATTTCATGGGCGTAGTTTTCAGAATTATTTGGAATTTTTCCTACAACCGGTACTTGTTTCAAACCCTGTTTCTGTTCCTCCTATCAGCCTCTGCCTACAGGCACGTTCTTCTGCTCATGATCCTCTCTGTTTTCCTTCAGGCCTGGTGTCTGGGAACCACAACACTACCTTCATCTCTAGTGGACAAGTAATGAACTTCAGCAGCGATGTTATCGTTGTCTACGTCAGCCAGATGTCCCACGACAGCGACGAGGGGATGCAGGGCGATGCTTTTGGGAGCCCCGTCCAGGAAGAGGCCAGTGAGACGGCACCTTTTTTCCAGAACAGCCTGCGATCACAAGGGAACTCCATTTCCCACAGCACCTTGGCAGAAGAGACGTTGCCAGTCCAGGAAGTGATGGAAGAGCAGCTAGTGGGAAAATAAAAAGGGACTAGTGGCTGTCAGGACAGCAATCATCTCCATAGCCATCAGTTGGACCTTGTACAGCTGAATTCTGATGGTCTGTGTTGAGTACGTCACCTTAGCGGCTTTCAGTAAAGTTATATCAGTACTTAAAATGCAATTTGTCACACCATTTCAGTTTTCCATACAAAattaagaaaagggaaaaaaatatgtctccAGAATTCACAGCCTTCTCTGTTACTTGTTTCCTTTCATGCATTAGTGACTGAATCTTTCCTGACATTTATTTCCAGTGGAAAGCTGCACCTTTTCAAACGGAAATTCCCTTCTTTCCATGCAAAGATGGGGAATTTTGTTGGGAATTGGATGTGGAACGAGAGTTCCAATTGGAAAAACATAATATCTTTAATGGTGTGTGGCAATTTCAACTGGATCTTGATCCATAGAGCGCCTACGTATTTAATTCCTCATATCTGATCACTTAAGAACCCATGTTTGAGGCTATGCACTCCTCGTTTCTAAATTTGACATCTGGATGACTTTAAGACTTTTACCATGTTGAAATAAACTTACATTTTTGATGGAAGAAAATTCAATTTACTTGAGATAATACGTTCTGGCTGGATGGAATCAaagtttgtacaaaagtggtgACGAAATGTAAAAGTTTCACTgagtaaatgttttatttttctggtgtcagGATCTAACAGAAGCTATTTTACATTAATGGGACACATACAGTTTTGGTATGAGGCCTGTTTAGCTTGTGTGTAGACTTTGTTTATCCTTTTTCTTATTGCACCACAAGTGCAGTCTgggtttaagagaaaaaaaatgctatGCATTTGATAAGCTATTTTATTACTGGTTTGTGTTGTTTCATTATATTTTAATGTACAAGCTTTGAtgaagaaaagtaaaatgtttgtaattgttttaaataaatttgCTAAGTAAATTTTTAACGTATAATTTCAGAAGTTGCATATGTGATCAATGTTTGTATATATTTCAAAGAAGCATAATgcatttttgaaagagaaatgaatattctttcattttatatatatatataaacagtatatatggTGTGGATGTGTTAAAGGAGGCGACACGCACGTGTTCTTTTACAATCACAACCTTCCATGTCTATGCAGCTCTTCAAAAATCATGTACATATCAATGAAACCTGTTgcaatgaataaatgaaagactattttgattgcaataaatacattttgtatTTGATTCTTTCATGCGCAGCTGGCGTCCTGTACCGTGTGGTTTCTCTCTGTCAACTTTACTATTTTGAGATGGACAAATTACAATGAAAGAGTCGTTCTCTCGTGATGATCTATAATCTCTGTGAAGCAATGCTAATTACATATGTGGCAAGGCCTCTCTGTCTTTTTCCCAGTTgttgacagacagacagcctTTCATCAGGCCAGGGGATGGCGAGCAGCTGTGAGGAGAAACTGCACCAGCAGTCAGACCAGCTAGCGTCACAGAGAGACCACATGAGAGGAACTGGCAGTGCTCATTTAGGCCTGGTTTGGGTCAGCAggagtgtgtttatatgtgtgtgtcttgtgtgtgtgcatgtgtgtacgtgtgtgtctcATCTCAGCTTATTTTATGGTTGTTTGTGAAAACAGGAAGTTATGACTAGCTTTCATATGGTTTACATGAGAAATGGCTGGCTAGCCAACACACAATCTGACTGCAGAGTTAAATGATTTCAGCTTTTTttagcttttaatgtgtgacaaaACAGGCTGAAGATACATAGGACGTGTTAAAACGTTGCTAGTTGCTGTAGTCTACCCCCTAGAGGAAAGTTCATGTTAAGATAAACAAACCAACAACTGTTGAATAAAGCAATGTGGGATAATATATTTACAAAATGTATTTGTTGTGATATTTATTGTAGAAACTCCTTAGAATAGTATTATCACTTAAATAACTACACATTATAATTCAGGAGTGATTTTTAAAAGGTTTCAGATCCCACttatggaaaaacaacaatttttcagTCTTTACATACCAAATTCAGAGCCATTTGTAAACAGCAGTGCCAATCCAGACGATACTTTTCTGGGACCCTTGATACTTATCTAAACACAGAAGGCATGAAATTTAAAAATAGAAGCAGCCTATGCATGATACCATTTGGAAGTTTGTCggccttatttttttttgcattgaagaattggttttgttttgttacgaTTCAAAAGATTTGTCATGTTGCCAAACATAATTAAAAGAGGCCCCGCAATGGATCCCTGGGGAACAGAAAGAGTCTCCTCAGCAAAATCCATAGCAGAATCAAAAGGTTTTGATGAATCAGTAAAAAGAGCAGCACAAAGTTACTTCTTGAAAAAGATTCAATAATATAATTTAATGCTTGAAATCTTCATAGTAACATATACATATTATTTCAATTGCTAAACCACAAGAGATTTAACAATCCTGAACAGAATATATAGTTTGGAGGTTGGTCTAAGGTTATGAAGTCTGAAGGATCGCCTTATTTGAACAACAGAGAAATAAAAGAAGACTTGGATGGAGTTCTCATCTGTAAAcaaagaaagattaaaaagatATGTAAATGGTTGAGCAAAACAATCAGCATCCAACTTTAAAAACTATTTGGAGTGGGCTGTAAGTGATTCTGCAATTCAATATTTACATTGGTGATATTCTGAAAGACCGAGGGGCCAGATATACAGATGCTACAGTCCGTGTGTGTCCCGTCCCGGTTCAAGTCCTGCTATGTGTCTTCGCTCCTCTCTGACCCCATTTCTTGTCTGAACACTTTCAACAAAAACCATTAGagccaaacaatcataaaagTTACTTATACATACAGTTACTTACAATTTTCTGAgaatattcattaaaaaaaactaaatgactGAAaaagctgctggagcagtgggGTTTTTGTCCTGGCTCTGGAACTGTGGACCACCTCCACACCCCCAGTAGAGTTTTGGAGGGTGCATGAAGGTTTTCCCAGgtagtctacatgtgttttgtagGACATTCAACTGTGTCCCTCCAGGACTCCGGTCAGGAATACTCCAGGAATATGAGGTGCCACAACCTTATACGGGCTGTCCGGTCCCAATACATCCAGTGTCAGGGTTTGGTCTGCACTGCCAACAGCAAGTCAGATTAGTTCCTCATGAGGGTTGGAATCTGCCatggctgccctttgtcacagattatgttcatttttttctgggacagaatttctaggcacAGCTGAGGGTTGGAGGGGGTCCAGTTTGGTGACTTATGAAAtcatctgctttttgcagatgatatggttctgttggcttcatcaggcaATGACCTGTAACTctcactggagagttttgcagCCAAATGTAAAGTGGGCAGGATGAGACTcacctccaaatctgagacCATGATCCTCAGTAGGAAAAGGGTGGAGTGGGTGGACTCTTTGGTTTGGACATCAGTTCCTTCCCCAAAATgaagagttcaagtatctcagagTCTTGTTTGCGagtgagggaagaatggagTGGGAAGTTGACAGGCAGATCGGTGTGGCGTAAGCAGCGTTGTTGACACTGCATCGGTCTGTCATAGTTAAGAAGGAATTGAGCTAAAGGTCGAAACTCTCATTTCCTGTCATTATGCGTTCCCACCCACACCTATGGTCATGGCCTGTGGGTAGGGACCGAGATCATGGATACAAATGGCCGAAATGactttcctccgcagggtgtctGGGTTCTCCCTTAATCATAGGGTGAGAAGCTCGGTCATCCGGGAGGGGCTCAGAGTAGAGCTGCTGCTCTTCCGAGTGGAGAGGAGCCAGATGAGGTGGGTCAGGAATCTGGTTAGGAGGCCTCCTGGACGCCTGACAGACCAGGTTTTCTAAGCacgtcccactgggaggagaccccggggaagactcAGAACATGCTGGAGGGACTATGTATCCTGGCTTGGGAACTCCTTGGGATCTCCCTAGATGAGCCCAAGTGGATGGGAAGAGGAAAGTCTGGGCTTCTCTGCTTAGAATTTTCCCCTTGCAACCTGACCCTGGATAAGTGGTAACTGACTAAGTGGAAGAAGATGGACAGATGGAGGAAAGCTGTTGGTGGCCTTCTAAAGGTCCACCAGACAAGGCATCAGGACATACCGCATATATCAGCCATTAGCAGCAGACAAAAAGACCCTCCagatcaacaaaacacaaaaattattTGGCTGCTCTTTTCTCTCCCTGGAGGATATTAGTAACAGCTGCTACCTCTCCTGAACTAATACCATGAAAAGAAACAGTGAACTCTTCATTTGAACTGTTCCCATTAGACCGGCACTACAGATTACTCAAAGAAACGCCCACCATCCTCACTGAACAGTGTTCTTCCCTTAGATCATTCAACAACTCgtacattaatatatatatttttttttgcattggtTTTGATGCTTCTGGGGACTGAATCAATATGGTAAAAGGTCTGACAGCCTAAGATGTTTCTAAATATGTATACAGTAGCTGCCAAATACTTACAAACACTATTTAAATTTCTATTTATAACAGTTTAAAAGGCATTAAAGAGTCTCTGAAGGAGGAGGTAGTCACTCTTGAGTAATCTTGCACGTTTAGGGGCTGAATTAACGGGCACCCTCACCCCAATCAGCTAATGGAACCGCAGTCTAGCATGTTCAGTGAACAGGATAGTGCAGCCCGGAAAGCACCAAAAAATCCACATTGATGAAATGCTGAAATTATAGTCGTCTCACCTGTGGAAGCAGGTTTTGAATTTCACCTGCAGCCTTGCAGAACACGGTAGACAGATACGATCAATTGGGTGACTCAAGTTCTGGTTACATCACAGATAATGATTTTACTCTCAGGTGCTTTGATAGTCTTACGGAGTAAATGTGAATGATCGCTCGAGATTAATTCTCAAACTTGGGGGCAAATTTACTTGACTTGACAACACCTGGACAATTGTGTTACTTTAAGGTGCTCATGTTCCTGTAAGACTtcaggaacaacaacaacaaccctgATCTGTCACAGCTAGAATAGctttttatgtatttctttAATCAATTAATCAACATCGTGGACACATGTAGTGGTAATTTCACAGCAGGTTATGAAGGGAAAGAGCTGTGTTACATCACAATACTTTTTTGTCAAACTTTTAGTTTGCTGGCTCTGAACTTGTAGTCTGTGGACTGGAACAAGATACAAAAACCCTTCTCAGTTAGTCTCATTGAAAGGATGTATGCCATCCCTCATCATGTGACTGCTCATCAGATTCCCAATCTGAAATTCAGCTGGAATTGATTAGTTGCATTAACCGACTTTGAACAGAAGagtgtttgtgtttaatgaCGATTGCTTAAGAACTTTAAGCTATTTAAAGGGGGAAAACAAAGTGGTTGTTCCCTAACTTTCCCAAGTTgcacctctcctctccaccaTATCGCTGGACTTGACTCTTGAAGCAACATCAGTGAAAAACTTTGGGAGAGATTTGGCCTTTTTGCTACAAACTCCAGAGATGCAAGCTATCAGGTAAGCTGTTTTGATCAAATCCACAGCAGAAAAAAACATAtgggaagataaatcttgtcaatTAAGTGTTTTTCTAGGTTGGAATGcgatttttccatttttgatttttctttctaAGCCATTTTCTTCAATGATCTTTCAAAATTCTCATATCTGATTCGTCAGGTCTCTGTTCATCCGCAAGTGTTCTTCGGATGTGCGGCTGGACGGGAAGACGGCTGTAGTAACAGGAGGCAACACTGGAATAGGCAAAGAAACAGCCAAAGACCTTGCTGCAAGAGGCAAGCAAGCACAGCTATATATCTAAAGACCACATTCTTGTCTTTCATTTCTCAGAGTACCTATATGGGAAATATTTAAAGCTTAATTAATGAAATAACCTCATtcataagaaaaaaggacaatacCGGTTTAAACCAAGAAAACCTGATTCAGATTTCAGCATGCATGTACATGCAAACCCCTTTGCCATGTGGAAGAATGAGTCTCCCTTGTGTTCAGGTGCCCGGGTGATTTTGGCGTGCAGAGACACGGCAAAAGGAGAACAAGCTGCTTCTGAAATCATGCGGGAGTTGGAGGGAGGGAAGGTAGTTGTCAAGCAACTGGATCTGGCTAACACCAAATCGATATGCCTGTTTGCTGAAAACGTTTACAACAGTaaggctctctctctctctctcttcttctctctttcACACACATAGTTGTGCATGTCCCATAAAAACTGTAATATCCATGACAATATTCTGTCTTCCAGCGGAGAAGTATCTTCACTACCTGATCAACAATGCAGGTGTGGCTATGTGTCCTCATGCCAGGACTGTGGATGAATTTGAAATGCAATTTGGAGTCAATCACTTGGGTAGGAGCTGAAAgtgttaagaaaaaaagagagaggagagcTTGTTTGTGTTCTCAGTCAATGACAGTGATGTTGCATTTCATTGTGTGGAAGAATGCAGCTTTTATTTCCTTATCCCATGACGAATTTTCACCGTCTTCTGCACCACTTCCACTGTTTTCATTCCTCCTCAGGCCATTTCTTCTTGACTTTTCTGCTGCTGGACTTGCTAAAGCACTCGGCGCCATCCCGGGTTATCAATGTGTCATCAGCAGCTCACGCCATGGGCAAGATCCAGTTTGATGACCTGAACGGGGATAAAAACTACCACCCTGTCAAGGCCTATGCCCAGAGCAAGCTGGCTAATGTGCTGTTCACTCGAGAGCTGGCTAAAAGGACAGAGGGTAGGGTGTGTGGCCAGGAGACAGCAGGACTAACAATATGTTTTTGACTGTATGCATCTCTCTgtgcctctctttctctctgcttGAGCATTAAAAAACGATCTGCATCTCTTGCCAATGTGAGAGTCTCATGCCTCAACCGCAATCGCTCTGGGCTACAGACAGAGCAAGTACAAACAATTTTATGGAAAATACAACCATCCCTCCGCCAATAACATACTGTTTGTCAGTTTTACTTTTAATCTgaccagtttaaaaaaaacaataaccacAACACATGTTTTAGGGCTTCTTTGGGTTCTTATGCTTTTTCTATTAAAACATGCATTGATTTGAGACATTGTGAAAGTTATCaaggtttttcctttttcttgtcAATGTGAAAAGAGGATTTCCAAATCCATCCACCTGACGGCCATCTCTGTATCTAATCTCTCTGTATCATTTTCCTACCCAGCTCTTGGTGTGACGGCTTTCTCAGTGGACCCCGGCATGGTGAACA harbors:
- the tnfrsf11a gene encoding tumor necrosis factor receptor superfamily member 11A translates to MGMHFDTRWISRGWIMCVVFTFYAQITASKSLQCEETQYLRKSRCCEKCGPGFRVFSRCTDSQRTKCIKCSKGEYQPGWTEDERCLQQKYCDIGKGFIKSPENLLAEEPCRCRADLQCHPINCEFCEKIPTCRPGFGLEVDPGSTNERKICIPCHKGFYSADFNSEPCKQWTNCNAEGRNELQPGSARADAKCGVIFSGTAPWVIVSVLSVITVLCLLILLLFCYKDKLKLLSVNLRSCVQNLKRTRIQQETLAPLYPSGAAGGGIGGGPGGLRGSPCEITKLICQTPCSPENEPSNTFPFTEEMTDKGRVQGRTATEDQSEGSGEPQEVSEEELFSVSPLLAGSCMCVIPIHEPLEVGENEDCTQAVSSGMSGTCSCGGLEGQKDGDETGREDKSDSKRAGSQENMGLSTTETYAASLVSLSSPLVHPSSVVPPISPSSDFCLPLSQAQVKLQLSSDGTDRSPVKQEGLHRLTSTDSPLTDTRTTSPLTSVSPLMTSLSVGHLYLDKPPEASSPERGQGITWEDRRENKLPLGESELECQPESLHSQLAEPTPTSGLVSGNHNTTFISSGQVMNFSSDVIVVYVSQMSHDSDEGMQGDAFGSPVQEEASETAPFFQNSLRSQGNSISHSTLAEETLPVQEVMEEQLVGK
- the si:dkey-73n8.3 gene encoding retinol dehydrogenase 12 — protein: MQAIRSLFIRKCSSDVRLDGKTAVVTGGNTGIGKETAKDLAARGARVILACRDTAKGEQAASEIMRELEGGKVVVKQLDLANTKSICLFAENVYNTEKYLHYLINNAGVAMCPHARTVDEFEMQFGVNHLGHFFLTFLLLDLLKHSAPSRVINVSSAAHAMGKIQFDDLNGDKNYHPVKAYAQSKLANVLFTRELAKRTEALGVTAFSVDPGMVNTEITRHLRRPLVDIIKILSFMIRTPAEGAYTNIYCVVTPDSQMVTGGFYRDCASADSCRAGQDDGTALKLWAVSCHMLGIRWR